In Burkholderia sp. GAS332, one DNA window encodes the following:
- a CDS encoding H+/Cl-antiporter ClcA has product MSLKSLTSAPVRRGQKPFAVVAAVTLLTGLGAGLGGMLLALLLHGIQHLAYGYSVAHAISSESFLQGVTGATPERRLLVLTLCGLVAGLGWWALYRFGRPLVSIRQAVKSDDPRMPMLSTIVHALLQIVTVALGSPLGREVAPREIGSVLAGWLSHRAGLSVEQSRIMVACGAGAGLAAVYNVPLGGAVFVLEVLLGTFGWTALVPAVVTSAVAALVAQLGLGDEHQYLVPSLTVSTTLMVWSVVCGPIFGAAAWGFSELTKRARAQAPRDWRLPVLSLLNFAIIGVLAMHFPQLLGNGKGPAGLAFDGNITMTLAAMLLVLKVVITASSLRAGAEGGLLTPGLANGALLAIVLGGVWSLFWPGASAGAFAVVGATAFLATSMQMPITAVVLMFEFTRVGHDFLIPVLFAVGGAAVGFRACVKWAPALQFGSAFNWGGAGKAR; this is encoded by the coding sequence ATGTCACTCAAATCACTCACTTCAGCACCTGTGCGGCGCGGGCAAAAACCGTTTGCGGTAGTGGCCGCGGTCACGTTGTTGACCGGCCTTGGTGCCGGTCTCGGCGGCATGTTGCTCGCCTTGCTGCTGCACGGCATTCAGCACCTCGCCTATGGTTACAGCGTGGCGCACGCGATCAGCAGCGAGAGTTTTCTGCAAGGGGTCACCGGTGCCACGCCTGAGCGCCGCCTGCTCGTCCTGACGCTATGCGGCCTGGTGGCGGGGCTCGGCTGGTGGGCGCTGTACCGCTTCGGACGGCCGCTCGTGAGCATTCGCCAGGCCGTCAAGTCCGACGATCCGCGTATGCCGATGCTGAGCACGATCGTGCATGCGTTGCTGCAGATTGTGACCGTGGCGCTCGGCTCGCCGCTCGGGCGCGAAGTCGCGCCGCGCGAAATCGGTTCGGTGCTGGCCGGGTGGCTGTCGCACCGTGCGGGATTATCGGTCGAGCAGAGTCGCATCATGGTCGCGTGCGGCGCCGGCGCGGGTCTGGCCGCCGTCTACAACGTGCCACTCGGCGGCGCGGTGTTCGTGCTCGAGGTGCTGTTGGGGACGTTTGGCTGGACGGCCTTGGTGCCTGCTGTGGTGACCTCCGCCGTAGCGGCGCTGGTCGCGCAATTGGGTCTGGGCGACGAGCACCAGTATCTGGTGCCGTCGCTGACAGTGAGCACAACGCTGATGGTCTGGTCCGTGGTGTGCGGGCCGATTTTCGGCGCCGCGGCGTGGGGTTTTTCGGAACTGACGAAGCGCGCGCGTGCCCAGGCACCGAGGGATTGGCGCTTGCCGGTGTTGTCGCTGTTGAACTTCGCGATCATCGGCGTGCTGGCGATGCACTTTCCGCAACTGCTCGGTAATGGCAAGGGGCCTGCGGGACTGGCGTTCGACGGCAATATCACGATGACGCTCGCAGCGATGCTGCTGGTGCTGAAGGTGGTGATTACCGCGAGTAGTTTGCGTGCGGGTGCTGAAGGCGGTCTGTTGACGCCAGGGCTTGCGAATGGCGCGTTGTTGGCGATCGTGCTCGGCGGAGTCTGGAGTCTGTTCTGGCCGGGGGCTTCCGCAGGCGCGTTTGCCGTTGTGGGTGCGACGGCATTTCTGGCCACGTCGATGCAGATGCCGATAACAGCCGTGGTTCTCATGTTTGAATTTACCCGGGTGGGCCACGACTTTCTGATTCCGGTCCTGTTTGCCGTCGGCGGCGCCGCGGTGGGTTTTCGGGCGTGCGTGAAGTGGGCGCCGGCGTTGCAGTTTGGTTCTGCTTTCAATTGGGGCGGGGCGGGCAAAGCCCGCTAG
- a CDS encoding MFS transporter, SHS family, lactate transporter, protein MSWTREQRNVTIAAYLGWTLDAFDFFLMVFVLKDIAAEFNTKIPAVAFGIMLTLAMRPVGALIFGWLADKYGRRPTLMVNIACFSLLELLSGFSPNLTTLLVLRALFGIAMGGEWGVGGALTMETVPPKSRGIVSGLLQAGYPSGYLLASVVFGVFYQYIGWRGMFFVGVLPALLVLYVRAHVPESPAFKTLEKKKRLGLVATLKQNIGLSLYAIVLMTAFNFFSHGSQDLYPTFLRVQHGFDAHTVSLITITLNIGAICGGLFFGYISERIGRKRAIFIAALIALPVLPLWAFSSTPVLLAVGAFLMQISVQGAWGVIPVHLNEISPDEIRATFPGLVYQLGNLIASVNGPLQASAAEAHGNNYALIMAVVIGIVAVVIAVLIPFSRERRGIDMTQSAKEVAA, encoded by the coding sequence ATGAGCTGGACACGGGAACAGAGAAACGTCACGATCGCCGCCTATCTGGGCTGGACCCTGGATGCATTCGATTTCTTTCTAATGGTGTTCGTATTGAAAGATATCGCGGCGGAGTTCAATACAAAAATCCCGGCGGTCGCCTTCGGCATTATGCTGACCCTGGCGATGCGTCCAGTCGGCGCATTGATTTTCGGCTGGCTCGCCGACAAATACGGCCGCCGTCCGACGCTGATGGTCAACATTGCGTGCTTCTCGCTGCTGGAATTGCTGTCCGGCTTTTCGCCTAACCTGACCACCCTGCTCGTGCTGCGCGCCCTGTTCGGTATCGCGATGGGCGGCGAATGGGGGGTGGGCGGCGCACTGACGATGGAAACCGTGCCGCCGAAATCACGCGGCATCGTCTCGGGTCTCCTGCAGGCCGGCTATCCGAGCGGCTACCTGCTCGCTTCCGTCGTGTTCGGCGTCTTCTATCAATACATCGGCTGGCGCGGCATGTTCTTCGTCGGCGTGCTGCCGGCCTTGCTGGTGCTGTATGTCCGCGCACACGTGCCGGAATCGCCGGCCTTCAAGACGCTCGAGAAGAAAAAGCGCCTAGGTCTCGTCGCCACGTTGAAGCAAAACATCGGCTTGTCGCTCTATGCGATCGTGCTGATGACCGCGTTCAACTTCTTCTCGCACGGTTCGCAAGATCTGTATCCGACCTTCCTGCGCGTGCAGCATGGGTTCGACGCGCATACCGTGTCGTTGATCACGATCACGCTGAACATCGGCGCGATCTGCGGCGGCCTGTTCTTCGGATACATCTCGGAGCGGATCGGCCGCAAGCGCGCGATCTTCATCGCTGCCCTGATCGCATTGCCGGTGTTGCCGCTGTGGGCTTTCTCGTCTACACCGGTGCTGCTCGCCGTCGGCGCATTCCTGATGCAGATCTCCGTGCAAGGCGCATGGGGTGTGATTCCGGTCCACCTGAACGAAATCTCGCCCGACGAAATTCGCGCGACGTTCCCGGGCCTCGTGTATCAGCTCGGCAATCTGATCGCGTCGGTGAACGGCCCGCTGCAGGCGAGCGCCGCCGAAGCGCACGGCAACAACTACGCGCTGATCATGGCCGTCGTGATCGGTATCGTGGCCGTGGTGATCGCCGTGCTGATTCCGTTCAGCCGCGAACGCCGCGGCATCGACATGACGCAGTCAGCGAAAGAGGTTGCGGCATAG
- a CDS encoding 3-oxoacyl-[acyl-carrier protein] reductase, giving the protein MNDSYLNFVNSPFGARLARSLGLPKPEVLHRYRADQPEFDGLVAIGAGRQPHLLEALANLVTRIGVTSVAHESAGLWVPLANRHGLMTGRFEPAESGSHGKLTALLFDASGIEDSSQLEPLHGFFHDTLRSLGKCGRILVLGRPPEACATPRQWTAQRALEGLTRSLGKEARRGITSNLVYVEQGAENGIDSTLRFFLSPRSAYVSGQVVRIGARAGADTLPAFDWNQPLAGQRAVVTGAARGIGASIASVLAAEGAHVIGIDIPSARDALDSTMRQLNGTALAFDIAAPEAPAQIAAALDEQGVDIIVHNAGITKDKTIAKMTDTAWQSVIDINLSAQERIDDALLSAGILRDGGRIIGVSSISGIAGNLGQTNYATSKAGVIGRVQSMAPPLRARGITINAVAPGFIETQMTAKIPLTIREAGRRMNSMSQGGQPVDVAQTIAWLAHPGSAGVSGQVVRVCGQSLIGA; this is encoded by the coding sequence ATGAACGACTCATATCTGAACTTCGTCAACTCGCCGTTCGGTGCGCGCCTCGCGCGTTCCTTGGGTTTGCCGAAGCCCGAGGTGCTGCACCGCTATCGCGCGGACCAGCCCGAGTTCGACGGGCTGGTGGCGATCGGTGCGGGCCGCCAACCGCATCTGCTCGAGGCGCTCGCGAACCTCGTCACGCGCATCGGCGTGACCAGCGTGGCGCATGAAAGCGCGGGGCTGTGGGTGCCGCTCGCGAATCGCCATGGTCTGATGACGGGTCGTTTCGAACCGGCGGAGTCCGGTTCGCATGGCAAGCTCACGGCTTTACTGTTCGATGCTAGCGGTATCGAGGACAGCAGCCAGCTCGAACCGCTGCATGGATTCTTCCACGACACGTTGCGCTCGCTCGGCAAGTGCGGCCGCATCCTCGTGCTGGGGCGACCGCCCGAAGCCTGCGCGACGCCACGTCAATGGACCGCCCAGCGCGCGCTCGAAGGCCTCACGCGTTCGCTCGGCAAGGAAGCGCGGCGTGGCATTACCTCGAATCTCGTCTACGTGGAGCAAGGCGCCGAGAACGGCATCGACTCGACGCTGCGCTTCTTTCTGTCGCCGCGCTCCGCCTATGTGTCGGGCCAGGTGGTGCGAATCGGTGCGCGCGCCGGTGCGGATACCTTACCGGCGTTCGACTGGAATCAACCGCTTGCAGGCCAGCGCGCTGTTGTGACCGGCGCGGCGCGCGGGATCGGCGCATCGATTGCGAGCGTGCTCGCCGCGGAAGGCGCGCACGTCATCGGCATCGACATCCCGTCGGCGCGCGACGCCCTCGATTCGACCATGCGCCAATTGAACGGCACCGCCCTCGCCTTCGACATTGCCGCGCCCGAAGCGCCCGCACAGATCGCCGCCGCGCTCGACGAACAGGGCGTGGATATCATCGTGCACAACGCAGGCATCACCAAGGACAAAACCATCGCGAAGATGACCGACACCGCGTGGCAAAGCGTGATCGACATCAACCTGTCCGCGCAGGAACGGATCGACGACGCACTGCTCTCGGCCGGCATTCTGCGCGACGGCGGCCGCATCATCGGCGTGTCGTCGATCAGCGGCATTGCCGGCAATCTCGGCCAGACCAATTACGCCACCTCAAAAGCCGGCGTGATCGGCCGGGTGCAAAGCATGGCGCCACCTCTACGCGCGCGCGGCATCACGATCAACGCGGTCGCGCCCGGCTTTATCGAAACACAGATGACCGCGAAGATTCCGTTGACCATCCGCGAGGCCGGCCGCCGCATGAATTCGATGAGCCAGGGTGGCCAGCCGGTGGATGTCGCACAGACCATCGCATGGCTCGCGCATCCGGGATCGGCGGGCGTGAGCGGCCAGGTCGTGCGCGTGTGCGGACAAAGCCTGATTGGAGCGTGA
- a CDS encoding transcriptional regulator, TetR family, whose product MAVRTTGRHAGDTKSRILDAAETLFIECGYEAMSLRQITSRAEVNLAAVNYHFGSKESLIHSMLARRLDRLNQERLKLLDRFDEMLGARLTCEHVLGAMFIPALRLSRDPRVGGKAFLRLLGRAYTDPSAFIRDFLNAHYESVAIRFFDAFQRALPHLPREELGWRLHFAIGALSGVLAGTDTDSLISEFSQGKSMNDLQLIARLASLMVAALKAPLPDSSQLATFAAVLGDATDGAPEGLAEGMTPAAVTQQAPGGFEASAPEDSDGEHHGGNMEASSFQPALHGTA is encoded by the coding sequence ATGGCAGTTCGCACAACAGGCCGGCATGCCGGCGACACGAAGTCCCGCATCCTCGACGCCGCGGAAACGCTTTTCATCGAATGCGGCTACGAGGCCATGTCCCTGCGCCAGATTACTTCGCGTGCCGAAGTGAATCTCGCGGCAGTCAACTATCACTTCGGCAGCAAGGAATCGCTGATTCACTCGATGCTGGCGCGCCGGCTCGACCGGCTCAATCAGGAGCGCCTGAAGCTGCTCGACCGCTTCGACGAGATGCTCGGCGCGCGTCTGACCTGCGAGCACGTGCTCGGCGCCATGTTCATTCCCGCGCTGCGCTTGTCGCGCGATCCGCGAGTGGGCGGCAAGGCCTTTTTGCGCTTGCTGGGCCGCGCTTATACCGATCCGTCGGCATTTATTCGGGACTTTCTGAATGCGCACTACGAGTCGGTGGCCATCCGCTTTTTCGATGCATTCCAGCGCGCGCTCCCGCATCTGCCGCGTGAAGAGCTCGGCTGGCGTCTGCACTTCGCGATCGGCGCGCTGTCCGGCGTGCTGGCCGGAACCGATACCGACAGCCTGATTTCCGAGTTCTCGCAGGGCAAGTCGATGAACGACCTGCAACTGATCGCGCGTCTCGCTTCGCTGATGGTAGCCGCGCTGAAAGCGCCCTTGCCCGACAGCTCGCAACTGGCAACATTCGCCGCCGTGCTGGGCGACGCCACCGACGGCGCCCCGGAAGGCCTGGCGGAAGGCATGACCCCGGCGGCGGTGACGCAGCAAGCGCCGGGCGGGTTTGAAGCGTCGGCGCCAGAAGATTCAGATGGCGAGCACCACGGCGGCAACATGGAGGCAAGTTCGTTTCAGCCGGCGTTGCACGGCACGGCTTAA
- a CDS encoding acyl-CoA dehydrogenase: protein MSWFILVLIIAALALVYFQARASWWLAFMIAWVAAAHVCGAAGPLATTVLAIVFVLPALLLTIKPLRRAWLTKPVLDIFRKILPEMSPTERDAIEAGTVWWDAQLFSGRPHWDTLLGYGPATLSAEEQSFLDVECERLCDLANDWETTMVWQDLSPTTWQYIKEHGFLGMIIPKQYGGKQFSAYAHSQVIMKLSTRCSAAAVSVMVPNSLGPAELLMHYGTEEQKNHYLPRLARGDEIPCFALTSPYAGSDAAAIPDVGIVCKGTFEGRETLGFRVTWDKRYITLGPIATVLGLAFRALDPDHLLGLDEEPGITCALIPTDHPGVNIGRRHWPLNAVFQNGPNSGKDVFIPLDWVIGGRAQVGNGWRMLMECLAAGRAISLPSSNVGMAKIAVRGTGAYAAIRRQFRTAVGKFEGVQEALGRMGGNLYVMDAARRLSAHAVDLGEKPSVISAIAKYHITERARMVINDGMDVAAGKGICMGPSNFLARAYQQVPIAITVEGANILTRCLIIFGQGAIRCHPYVLKEMAATREPDRAKALRDFDAAFFGHVSFTLSNVVRSFVYGITGGAFIVKPRSAYAPLLSYYRAATRMSTAFALLADVSMFVLGGDLKRRERISGRLGDVLSQLYLISATLKRFEDEGRQEEDLPLVRWGVEDSLYKAQHALDGVLANYPNRLAAGLVRVLAFPFGLPYREPSDQLGTEIAELMQTPGAARNRLVSDSYVPHPDVDALGYGELVFELNPRFTQIDQKLRDAVKQGLLEPMPQSLPHLAAWTEAAQQNGLIDADDRRVLEDYARYGAQVVKVDDFPADFDMLANLQKRKDALEKALELAA, encoded by the coding sequence ATGTCGTGGTTCATCCTAGTGCTCATCATTGCCGCTCTCGCGCTCGTCTACTTTCAGGCGCGCGCCTCATGGTGGCTTGCCTTCATGATCGCCTGGGTGGCCGCCGCGCATGTCTGCGGAGCAGCGGGTCCGCTGGCGACGACGGTGCTCGCGATCGTCTTCGTACTCCCCGCCCTCCTGCTCACGATCAAACCGCTGCGCCGTGCGTGGCTCACAAAGCCGGTGCTCGATATCTTCCGCAAGATCCTGCCGGAGATGTCGCCGACCGAGCGCGACGCGATCGAAGCCGGCACCGTCTGGTGGGACGCCCAACTGTTCTCCGGACGCCCGCATTGGGACACGCTGCTCGGCTACGGCCCGGCCACGCTCTCCGCCGAAGAGCAATCGTTTCTCGATGTCGAATGCGAGCGTCTGTGCGATCTCGCGAACGACTGGGAAACCACCATGGTGTGGCAGGACCTCTCGCCAACCACTTGGCAATACATCAAGGAACACGGCTTTCTCGGCATGATCATTCCGAAGCAGTACGGCGGCAAGCAGTTCTCCGCTTACGCGCATTCGCAGGTCATCATGAAGCTCTCCACGCGCTGCTCGGCCGCCGCCGTTTCGGTGATGGTGCCGAACTCGCTCGGCCCGGCTGAATTGCTGATGCACTACGGCACCGAAGAGCAGAAGAATCACTATCTGCCGCGCCTCGCGCGCGGCGACGAGATCCCCTGCTTCGCGCTGACGAGCCCTTACGCCGGTTCCGATGCGGCCGCGATTCCCGACGTCGGCATCGTCTGCAAGGGCACGTTCGAAGGCCGCGAAACGCTGGGGTTTCGCGTCACATGGGACAAGCGCTACATCACGCTCGGACCGATCGCGACCGTGCTCGGCCTTGCGTTCCGCGCACTCGATCCCGACCATCTGCTCGGCCTGGATGAAGAACCCGGCATCACCTGCGCGCTGATTCCGACCGACCATCCGGGCGTCAACATCGGCCGCCGTCACTGGCCGCTGAACGCGGTGTTCCAGAACGGCCCGAATTCGGGCAAGGACGTCTTCATCCCGCTCGACTGGGTGATCGGCGGCCGCGCGCAAGTCGGCAACGGCTGGCGCATGCTGATGGAGTGTCTCGCTGCGGGCCGCGCGATTTCGCTGCCGTCGTCGAATGTGGGGATGGCGAAGATCGCCGTGCGCGGCACCGGTGCCTATGCCGCGATTCGCCGTCAGTTCCGCACCGCCGTCGGCAAGTTCGAGGGTGTGCAGGAAGCACTCGGCCGCATGGGCGGCAATCTCTACGTGATGGACGCCGCGCGCCGCCTGTCCGCGCATGCGGTGGACCTCGGCGAAAAGCCCTCGGTGATTTCGGCGATCGCGAAGTATCACATCACCGAACGCGCCCGCATGGTCATCAACGACGGCATGGACGTCGCCGCCGGCAAGGGTATCTGCATGGGGCCGTCGAACTTTCTGGCGCGCGCCTATCAGCAGGTGCCCATTGCGATCACCGTGGAAGGCGCGAACATCCTCACGCGTTGCCTGATCATCTTCGGCCAGGGTGCGATTCGCTGTCATCCGTATGTGCTGAAAGAAATGGCGGCCACGCGCGAACCGGATCGCGCCAAGGCGCTACGCGATTTCGATGCAGCCTTTTTCGGCCACGTCAGCTTCACGCTCTCGAACGTGGTACGCAGTTTCGTTTATGGCATCACGGGCGGCGCGTTCATCGTCAAGCCGCGCTCGGCGTACGCACCGCTGCTGTCGTACTACCGTGCAGCAACCCGCATGTCGACCGCGTTCGCGTTGCTCGCCGACGTCTCCATGTTCGTGCTCGGCGGCGATCTGAAACGGCGTGAACGCATTTCCGGGCGTCTGGGCGATGTGCTCTCGCAGCTCTACCTGATCTCGGCGACGCTCAAACGTTTCGAAGACGAAGGCCGTCAGGAGGAAGATCTGCCGCTGGTGCGCTGGGGCGTCGAGGATTCGCTATACAAGGCGCAACACGCGCTCGACGGCGTACTCGCGAACTACCCGAACCGCCTCGCCGCGGGTCTCGTGCGCGTGCTCGCCTTTCCATTCGGCCTGCCGTATCGCGAGCCGTCCGATCAGTTGGGCACCGAAATCGCGGAGCTGATGCAAACGCCGGGCGCGGCGCGCAACCGCCTGGTGTCCGACTCATACGTGCCGCATCCGGATGTCGACGCGCTCGGTTACGGCGAGCTTGTGTTCGAGTTGAACCCGCGCTTCACGCAGATCGACCAGAAACTGCGCGACGCGGTCAAGCAAGGCCTGCTCGAACCGATGCCACAAAGCCTGCCGCACCTGGCCGCGTGGACCGAAGCGGCCCAGCAGAACGGCCTGATCGATGCCGACGATCGTCGCGTGCTGGAAGACTACGCGCGGTATGGCGCGCAAGTCGTGAAGGTCGACGACTTCCCAGCCGACTTCGACATGCTCGCCAACTTGCAAAAGCGCAAGGACGCGCTCGAAAAAGCGCTGGAACTTGCGGCCTGA
- a CDS encoding MaoC like domain-containing protein encodes MGEPGDPFRSAHAASAGRPKTVVIEQLPAPAKLYARALSGILKRGRETHLPALRLVRPAVPLDPGPIWRYSRVCGFIPEHGVPLTYPHLLAFPLHLLMLTDPAFPWPALGLVHLANRVRLRRPLAYKDLLRVEVEFGALLRHDKGQAFVLHTRMYRRGEAVWDGDSVYLKRGVPASGSPLDPLELGHDALQRISRWQLPPQLGRDYASVSGDYNPIHLTALSAKVFGFPRAIAHGMWTLARAASALQPPKPLAEATLSAEFKLPMLLPGEASLWSASPSLIERDIEVRDVAGEKPHLRGRMQWKLL; translated from the coding sequence ATGGGTGAGCCGGGTGATCCGTTCAGGAGTGCTCACGCAGCGAGCGCGGGCCGTCCGAAGACCGTCGTCATCGAGCAGTTACCCGCGCCGGCGAAGCTGTATGCGCGCGCGTTGTCCGGCATCCTCAAACGCGGGCGCGAAACGCACTTGCCGGCGTTGCGCCTCGTGCGCCCCGCCGTGCCCCTCGATCCGGGGCCGATCTGGCGTTATTCGCGGGTCTGCGGTTTCATCCCCGAACACGGCGTGCCGCTCACGTATCCGCATCTGCTCGCCTTCCCGCTGCATCTGCTGATGCTGACCGACCCGGCGTTTCCCTGGCCGGCGCTCGGCCTCGTGCATCTGGCCAATCGTGTGCGGCTGCGCCGGCCGCTCGCTTACAAGGACCTGCTGCGCGTCGAGGTGGAGTTCGGCGCGCTGCTGCGTCACGACAAGGGGCAGGCGTTTGTGCTGCATACCCGCATGTACCGCCGCGGCGAAGCGGTGTGGGACGGCGACAGCGTCTATCTGAAACGCGGTGTGCCGGCGAGCGGCAGTCCGCTCGATCCGCTGGAGCTCGGGCACGACGCGCTGCAGCGCATCTCGCGCTGGCAACTGCCGCCGCAACTGGGCCGCGACTACGCGAGCGTGTCCGGCGACTACAACCCGATTCATCTCACTGCGCTGTCCGCGAAGGTATTCGGTTTTCCGCGCGCCATTGCGCATGGCATGTGGACGCTGGCGCGTGCTGCCTCCGCCCTGCAACCGCCGAAGCCGCTCGCCGAGGCAACGCTGTCCGCCGAATTCAAACTGCCGATGCTGTTGCCTGGCGAGGCGTCGCTGTGGAGCGCGTCGCCTTCGCTGATCGAACGTGACATCGAGGTGCGCGACGTCGCCGGCGAAAAACCGCATTTACGCGGCCGCATGCAGTGGAAGCTGCTGTGA
- a CDS encoding Uncharacterized conserved protein, MAPEG superfamily, protein MTIPHLCLLIVALLPFPWTMLAKVSKRYDNAAPRPYLASLEGWRARAHAAHQNAWEALAMFTAAIVVAGQAGGSSPWINGLAITFVVTRVVYGVLYVANLATLRSLVWFVGVACVVSMFFVSVN, encoded by the coding sequence ATGACGATTCCGCATCTGTGCCTGCTTATCGTGGCTCTGCTGCCGTTCCCATGGACCATGTTGGCGAAGGTCAGCAAGCGCTACGACAATGCGGCGCCGCGCCCCTATCTCGCCAGCCTCGAAGGCTGGCGCGCGCGGGCTCATGCTGCGCATCAGAACGCGTGGGAAGCATTGGCGATGTTTACCGCCGCGATCGTCGTCGCGGGGCAGGCAGGCGGGTCGAGTCCGTGGATCAACGGGCTGGCGATTACTTTTGTCGTCACGCGTGTCGTGTATGGCGTGCTGTATGTGGCGAATCTGGCGACGTTGCGCTCGCTGGTGTGGTTCGTTGGCGTCGCGTGTGTGGTGTCGATGTTTTTCGTATCAGTGAACTAA
- a CDS encoding 3-ketoacyl-CoA thiolase — MSNPLPAVRRVAIIGGNRIPFARSNTAYATASNQDMLTFTLQGLIDRYNLHGERLGEVAAGAVIKHSRDFNLTRESVLSTTLAKETPAYDVQQACGTGLEAAILIANKIALGQIEVGIAGGVDTTSDAPIGVNERMRKILLEANRGKSTGQRVGALTKLRPGMFFKPLLPRNGEPRTGLSMGEHCELMAKRWNISREAQDVLAYDSHRKLTEAYARGFVNDLMTPYRGLARDNNLRSDLTLEKLSGLKPVFDRDAGTLTAGNSTPLTDGASAVLLASEEWATKHGLPVLAYLSWSETAAVDFFDKKEGLLMAPAYAVPRMLARAGLTLQDFDLYEIHEAFAAQVLCTLAAWQDDEYCRTQLGLPGPLGAIDRAKLNVNGSSLATGHPFAATGGRIVAGLAKMLAQLDKPAGTARGLISICAAGGQGVVAILER; from the coding sequence ATGTCCAACCCGCTGCCCGCCGTGCGCCGCGTCGCCATCATCGGCGGCAACCGGATTCCGTTTGCCCGCTCGAACACCGCCTACGCGACCGCGTCGAATCAGGACATGCTGACGTTCACGCTGCAAGGCCTGATCGACCGCTACAACCTGCACGGCGAACGCCTGGGCGAAGTGGCCGCCGGCGCCGTCATCAAGCATTCGCGCGATTTCAACCTGACGCGCGAATCCGTGCTGTCCACCACGCTTGCGAAAGAAACGCCGGCCTACGACGTGCAGCAGGCCTGTGGCACCGGCCTGGAAGCGGCCATTCTCATCGCCAATAAGATCGCGCTCGGGCAGATCGAGGTGGGCATTGCGGGCGGTGTCGATACGACCTCCGACGCACCGATCGGCGTCAACGAGCGCATGCGCAAGATCCTGCTCGAAGCGAATCGCGGCAAGAGCACCGGCCAACGTGTCGGCGCGCTGACCAAACTGCGACCAGGCATGTTTTTCAAGCCGCTTTTGCCGCGCAACGGCGAGCCGCGCACCGGGCTGTCGATGGGCGAGCATTGCGAGCTGATGGCCAAGCGCTGGAACATCTCGCGCGAAGCGCAGGATGTGCTCGCTTACGACAGCCACCGCAAGCTCACCGAGGCGTATGCGCGCGGCTTCGTCAACGACTTGATGACGCCGTACCGCGGCCTTGCGCGCGACAACAATCTGCGCTCCGATCTGACGCTCGAAAAACTCTCCGGCCTGAAGCCGGTATTCGATCGCGACGCGGGCACGCTGACTGCCGGCAATTCGACGCCGCTGACGGACGGCGCGTCCGCCGTGCTGCTCGCGAGCGAAGAATGGGCGACCAAACATGGACTGCCGGTGCTGGCGTATCTGAGCTGGTCCGAAACCGCCGCCGTCGACTTTTTCGACAAGAAGGAAGGTTTGCTGATGGCGCCCGCCTACGCCGTGCCGCGCATGCTGGCGCGCGCCGGGCTCACGTTGCAGGACTTCGACCTGTATGAGATTCACGAAGCCTTCGCCGCGCAGGTGTTGTGCACGCTCGCGGCGTGGCAGGATGACGAGTATTGCCGCACGCAGCTCGGCTTGCCGGGGCCGCTCGGCGCGATCGATCGGGCAAAATTGAATGTGAACGGCAGCTCGCTCGCCACCGGCCATCCGTTTGCCGCCACAGGTGGCCGCATCGTCGCCGGACTCGCGAAGATGCTCGCCCAGCTCGACAAGCCGGCCGGCACCGCGCGCGGGCTGATCTCGATCTGCGCCGCGGGCGGCCAGGGTGTGGTGGCAATTCTGGAACGCTGA